In Lodderomyces elongisporus chromosome 1, complete sequence, the DNA window TAGTATCAAAATATGTAATATATCGCTAGCGTAGTCAAAAACCCTacaaaaaagtagaaaaaaaaaagcaagagaaaagaaaacaaagaaaagttgaaaaatcaaaataaatcaaaataaagctgtaaaagttgaaaaagttgaagaacagaaaaagCTGAAAAACAGagataaatgaaaaattctATAGTGAATAACAAACTTTAAACGTTTCATCACTCTCACTCAATTGTATCAAAagtatgtatatttattaATGCGAGACAGTCGATATatccattttttcttttaaaaagttaaaaaatCTATAAGTTCTTAATGACTTCGTTAGTAAAGTGTGAAGTAGAAGCAGTACCTTTCAAGTCACCAGTTCTGTTTTCTGGGCCTGAAGCAATGGTCTTCAACACAGCGTTTTGGATTCTGTCAGCATCTTCATTCAAAGACATGTGTCTCAACATCATACATGatgacaacaacaaggcAGTTGGGTTGGCTTTACCTTGACCAGCGATATCTGGAGCTGAACCGTGGACGGCCTCGAAGATGGAAACCTTGTTACCCATGTTACCGGATGGGGTCAAACCCAAACCACCAATCAAACCTGAGGACAAATCTGACATGATATCACCGTACAAGTTAGGCATAACCATAACAATGTCCTTGTATTGAGATGGGTCGGAAGTCAACTTCAATGAAGTGTTGTCCAACAATTCAAAGTCCAATTTGACGTCTGGGTATTCTTGAGCAACTTCCTTAGCGGTGTTGACAAAAAGACCATCGGACAATTTCATAATGGAGGCCTTgtgaacaacaagaacGTGTGGCTTACCAATAGACTTGGCATACTCGAAAGCGTATCTGATAACCTTTTCAGAAGCTGGCTTGGTGATCAACTTGATGGATTGAACAACACCTGGAACAATGGTGTGCTCGATACCAGAGTATTCACCTTCGGTGTTTTCTCTGATCAAAACGGTGTCGACATTGTCGTATGGGGTCTTGTAACCAACAATTGATTGACATGGTCTAACGTTGGCGAAAAGGTTAAAGGTTCTTCTCAATGTCAAGTTCATTGAGGTGTGACCCTTACCGACTGGTGTAGCCAATGGACCTTTCAAAGCAACCAAGTTCTTGTTGACAGAGTCAACAGCTGGTTGTGGCAAGGTGGTCTTTCCGTCAATCAACAATGGAGTAACGTCAACTGGTTCCCAATCAATTGGAACATTAGCAGCAGCATAGATGTCCTTAACGGCCTGTGAGATTTCTGGACCAATACCGTCACCTTCAATCAATGTGACTGTGTATTTACCGTTTGGACCTTTTTGACCGGTAAATTGACCGGCAATGTAGGATCTGGCCAAGAATGGGACAGAAGTGGTAAGCTTAACTGATGATCTAGAAACTTGTCTGAACATTATGCTGAGTGTAATTTGATTAGTTGTGAACTAGtgtttgttgctgttgttgataaagGTGGTAGtgggtggtggtggtttgTGG includes these proteins:
- the IDH2 gene encoding NAD-dependent isocitrate dehydrogenase, encoding MFRQVSRSSVKLTTSVPFLARSYIAGQFTGQKGPNGKYTVTLIEGDGIGPEISQAVKDIYAAANVPIDWEPVDVTPLLIDGKTTLPQPAVDSVNKNLVALKGPLATPVGKGHTSMNLTLRRTFNLFANVRPCQSIVGYKTPYDNVDTVLIRENTEGEYSGIEHTIVPGVVQSIKLITKPASEKVIRYAFEYAKSIGKPHVLVVHKASIMKLSDGLFVNTAKEVAQEYPDVKLDFELLDNTSLKLTSDPSQYKDIVMVMPNLYGDIMSDLSSGLIGGLGLTPSGNMGNKVSIFEAVHGSAPDIAGQGKANPTALLLSSCMMLRHMSLNEDADRIQNAVLKTIASGPENRTGDLKGTASTSHFTNEVIKNL